From the genome of Drosophila melanogaster chromosome 2L, one region includes:
- the CG43231 gene encoding uncharacterized protein yields the protein MFCLSGVLVSLLAHLFPRKPKDVITKQQWGKKEQESNGQNKTSVTGYTRKKLKNN from the exons ATGTTTTGTTTGTCTGGTGTTTTGGTTTCCCTGTTGGCGCATTTATTCCCCAGAAAGCCAAAGGATGTG ATAACCAAACAGCAATGGGGGAAGAAAGAGCAAGAAAGCAACGGACAAAACAAGACATCGGTAACTGGGTACACAAGGAAAAagcttaaaaacaattaa